The genomic interval TCTTTTGAGTCAACGCTTTACGGTTGATTATAACTACAATAGCAATCATATCGAAGGAAATACTTTAACGTATGGCCAAACTGAGTTATTATTATTGTTTGGGAAAGTTAGCGGAGAGGGAGACTTAAAAGATTTTAATGACATGAAAGCAAGTCAAGTTAGCTTGAAAATGATAGAAGAAGAGGCCAAAAACTTGAATATGCCACTTACAGAAACCTTTATACGTCAACTTCACAAAACATTACTTCGTGAGGACTATGAAGTACATAACCAACTACCAGGTGGAATACAAACAAGCTATACTGTTCATGCAGGACGATACAAGACCCGACCAAACAGTGTAAGGACTCGCTACGGAGATTATTTTGAGTACGCATCACCAGAAGAAACTCCTGCTCTAATGTCTGATCTCGTGACTTGGTTTAACAAGGAAGAAGCTTCAGGAGTTCTAACTCCCGTTGAACTAGCGTCGCTATTCCATTACCGCTATATACGAATTCATCCATTTGAGGATGGCAATGGTCGAGTTGCCAGACTAATGGTAAACTACATCCTTGCACGCCATAATTGGCCAATGGTTGTTGTCAGAAACAAAAACAAGAACAAATATATAGATGCCTTACATGAAACAGACGTTGTAGTAGGTCCTACACCTTCTGCAGGAGCACATGCCAAAATCTCACAAATTAAACGTTTTGCAAAATATTTTAATGGACTTGTTGAAAAGGAATTGAAATACTACATAGATTTCGCTACAGAAACATCTGAAAAAGTATGGTGGTATGACGGAAGTAAAATTGTGTTCAGAAGTGAATCCAGTAATAAATTACTTCATGCCATGCAAGAAAATCCATACATAACAACAGAAGAGTTAAGTAAAGAAGCAGATATTGTTGTTACAGCAGTGAAAAAGCAATTGCGAGCCATGATAGAAAAAGGTTACATCCAAAGAAGAGACAACGATAACAGCTGGCACGTCTTCGCAACTTCTTCGATATGATCATCTTGCAGACACAATATATACAACTCGGTAAATTGTTTCTGTTATACAAGTATTTTTATTAACATTTTTACGAAATCACCTACTTATATCATATTTTCAACCAACCGGGTTTTACTCAAAAAAAATACGTATGAAGGTATACTAAGGGCACCTTTATACGTATTTTTTAAGTAAAACACTCTTTTAAACCAAGCTACAGGAAACACGAATATCAGATTATTATATTTTACATATTAAAAGCAAAACTTTTGCTATTTCATTTATAATTTCAAAATACCAGACAATAACTTGCAAGATGTTTGCAAGTTAAACACATCTAACGCCCGAAAAATAATATGCAGATATTTTGCAAATTAAATGTTTTTTAGTATCTTTGCGACAAAATTATAAATCAAATATAAAACATAAAGAAAGGAGTTTGTATGAAAGCTCATGCAGAATTAAAGAACTTATTAAAAGGCAAGAAGATACAAGCATTTGTTAAAGACATGTGCTTGCATGCCTATCCCTGGACAGAACGCATTCCTGTAGAATATTTGGAATATAAGATATTCGAAGAGTTCCGTTTACGTGAATCAACAGGCGAAAAGACACGCATTGGACTCGACAAAAAGCTACAGATAATTCCTGATGTTATACTATTCATTAAACCAGGTTATCGAGCTCTTAATCAAGGGCATTGTTTTACCATTGCCCTAGAGATAAAAGAGTTTAAAGATGACCTGATGCGTGACGAGAAGTTATGGAAGTATGTTGGCTGGACAGATTTCTTCTTCATTGCCGTACCTGATGATCTCACTCAATATGCGTTTGAAAAAATAGTCGAGGTGAACAACGAACACCCAGAGACACTATCGAAAATAGGTGTATTAGGTCTCGAAACGGGCGAACTATACTCTCATCCGCAACGCTCAGAAGTTAGCATTGAAAAGCAGAACCTGGTATTGCAGAATGCAGTCTATAACTACGCCTTCAAAGATGCAAAGACTATTTTCTTCACTCCCGAAGAACTACCAACACCGGTAGCTTTAACAGGAAAAAATATGGTTGAGGAAGATGCTAAAAACTCTGCGAAAAATAACCCGCAACAAAACTGCAAGTTAAAAAATAGCGATACACTGCAGTATGAAGAGCGACAAAATAACCTGCAAGAAAACTG from Segatella copri carries:
- a CDS encoding Fic family protein, which translates into the protein MNKIDILYQKWQSLQPLPERKQYLLSQRFTVDYNYNSNHIEGNTLTYGQTELLLLFGKVSGEGDLKDFNDMKASQVSLKMIEEEAKNLNMPLTETFIRQLHKTLLREDYEVHNQLPGGIQTSYTVHAGRYKTRPNSVRTRYGDYFEYASPEETPALMSDLVTWFNKEEASGVLTPVELASLFHYRYIRIHPFEDGNGRVARLMVNYILARHNWPMVVVRNKNKNKYIDALHETDVVVGPTPSAGAHAKISQIKRFAKYFNGLVEKELKYYIDFATETSEKVWWYDGSKIVFRSESSNKLLHAMQENPYITTEELSKEADIVVTAVKKQLRAMIEKGYIQRRDNDNSWHVFATSSI
- a CDS encoding winged helix DNA-binding protein, giving the protein MKAHAELKNLLKGKKIQAFVKDMCLHAYPWTERIPVEYLEYKIFEEFRLRESTGEKTRIGLDKKLQIIPDVILFIKPGYRALNQGHCFTIALEIKEFKDDLMRDEKLWKYVGWTDFFFIAVPDDLTQYAFEKIVEVNNEHPETLSKIGVLGLETGELYSHPQRSEVSIEKQNLVLQNAVYNYAFKDAKTIFFTPEELPTPVALTGKNMVEEDAKNSAKNNPQQNCKLKNSDTLQYEERQNNLQENCTLRKDGYKQLSNEEKAARKAAFLARQEFREKRAVELAEKSTVLNEDIRQRLMAQPPKAQEVFWKIRESKNGKQLQDIVSELDYSQRTAAYGLASLTSAGLIKRDGSRKTGAYTVTDVAACNTTCATCSIALQCKDYKPV